TGAGGAATGCGTTTATATTGGCGACAACCAATTAGACATGTTAGTAGATATCAAGTCTAAAGAGGAGTTATTAGGAGAGATTGTAGGATTACTACAATCGCCTGCTAAAAACGTTATATCGGCACTTAAATCAAGTGGTGGTAAACTAGCTGGCATATTAAAAACACTATCTGAAAAAGAAGGATAGTATTTAAAGAGTACGCACTATATTACAATTATATTATTAAAATTTATTAAAAACGATAGAAAATGGCAGATTTAAAAGATTTCGCAGAAAAATTAGTTAACTTAACAGTTAAAGAAGTAAATGAGTTAGCTACAATATTAAAAGATGAGTATGGTATTGAGCCTGCTGCTGCTGCTGTAGCAGTTGCTGCTGGTCCTGCTGGAGGTGGTGATGATGCTGCTGAAGCTCAAACTGAATTTACAGTTATATTAAAGGCAGCTGGCGCTTCTAAATTAGCAGTTGTTAAACTTGTTAAAGAATTAACTGGTTTAGGATTGAAAGAAGCTAAAGAATTAGTTGATGGAGCACCAAGTCCTGTTAAAGAAGGTGTTTCTAAAGACGAAGCTGAAGCTTTAAAAGCCTCTTTAGAAGAAGCTGGAGCAGAGGTTGAGCTTAAATAAGTTTAGCCACCTAAAAACATAAAGGTTTAGGTCTGGAGATAACTCTTCAAGACCTAAACCATTTTGCGTATATAATAATTACATACGCCACAACTATTATTTTTTAATCAAAATTCCGTCCATTGATGTTATCAACACAAGCTGAAAGATTAAATTTCTCGTCTATTGTAAATAGAACCGAGTACCCAGATTTCTTGGATATTCAGATTAAATCCTTCCAGGATTTTTTCCAATTAGAGACAAAATCGGATGAAAGAGGTGATGAAGGTTTATATAATACCTTCATGGAAAACTTTCCTATTACAGATTCACGTAATCAATTTGTTTTAGAATTTTTAGATTACTTTGTAGACCCACCACGTTACGCTATTGATGAGTGTATTGAAAGAGGTCTTACTTATAGCGTTCCGCTAAAGGCAAGGTTAAAGTTATATTGTACAGATCCTGAACATGAAGATTTCGAAACCATTGTTCAAGATGTGTACTTAGGAACAATACCGTATATGACGCCTAGTGGTACCTTTGTTATTAATGGTGCAGAACGTGTTGTTGTATCTCAATTACACCGTTCACCAGGGGTGTTCTTTGGGCAATCATTCCATGCTAATGGAACTAAATTATATTCAGCAAGAGTGATTCCTTTTAAAGGATCTTGGATTGAATTTGCTACCGATATTAATCAGGTAATGTATGCGTACATTGATAGAAAGAAAAAGTTACCTGTTACTACGTTGTTTAGAGCTATCGGTTTTGAACGTGATAAAGATATCTTAGAGATTTTTGATTTAGCTGAAGAAATTAAAGTATCTAAAACTGGATTAAAAAAATATCAAGGACGTAAATTAGCAGCACGTGTACTTAATACATGGCATGAGGATTTTGTTGATGAAGATACAGGTGAAGTAGTATCAATCGAGCGTAATGAAATTATTCTTGATCGTGATACTATTTTAGACAAAGATAATATTGAAGAAATTATTGAAGCGGATGTTAAAGCGATTCTTTTACACAAAGAAAGTGCTGAACAAGGTGATTATGCTATTATTCATAATACGCTTCAAAAAGATCCAACAAACTCTGAAAAAGAGGCTGTTGAACATATTTATAGACAATTACGTAATGCTGAGCCGCCAGATGAGGAAACTGCACGAGGAATAATTGATAAATTATTCTTTAGTGATCAACGTTACTCTTTAGGTGAAGTTGGGCGTTATAGAATGAATAAAAAATTAGGACTTAATATTGAAATGGATAAGCAAGTGCTTACCAAAGAAGATATTATTACTATTATAAAATATTTAATCGAGCTTATCAACTCTAAAGCTGAGATTGATGATATTGATCACTTATCTAACCGTCGTGTACGTACAGTTGGTGAGCAATTATCTCAACAATTTGGTGTTGGTTTAGCACGTATGGCACGTACCATTCGTGAGCGTATGAACGTTCGTGATAATGAGGTGTTTACACCAATTGATTTAATTAATGCTAAGACGTTATCGTCTGTAATTAATTCGTTCTTTGGTACCAACCAGTTATCTCAGTTTATGGATCAAACCAATCCACTTGCTGAAATTACGCATAAGCGTCGTTTATCGGCATTAGGACCAGGTGGTTTATCTCGTGAAAGAGCAGGTTTTGAGGTACGTGATGTTCACTATACTCATTACGGACGTTTATGTCCTATTGAAACGCCTGAAGGACCAAATATTGGTTTGATTTCATCACTTTCAGTTTTTGCTAAAGTGAATGGAATGGGCTTTATTGAAACGCCTTACCGTCCAGTAAATGAAGGTGTTGTCAATATTAAAGATACACCTATTTATTTAAGTGCTGAAGAAGAAGAAGGAAAACTTATAGCTCAAGCAACTGTTAAAGTTGATGGAGAAGGTAAGATATTACATGAGAAGGTAATTGCACGTATGGAAGGTGACTTCCCTGTAATAGACCCAACAAGTCTACATTATACAGATGTTGCACCTAATCAAATCTCATCTATTTCGGCGTCTTTAATTCCGTTCTTAGAACATGATGATGCGAATAGAGCCTTGATGGGATCTAACATGATGCGTCAAGCAGTACCGTTATTATTACCTCAAGCACCAATTGTAGGTACTGGTTTAGAACGTCAAGTAGCATCAGATTCTCGTGTGTTAATAAATGCAGAAGGACATGGTGTTGTACTTTACGTTGATGCGAATGAAATTAAAATTCAATACGATCGAACAGAAGATGAAGCTAAAGTAAGTTTTGATAGTGATATTAAAACATACCAGTTAATCAAATTTAGAAAAACCAATCAAGGATCTAGTATCAATTTAAAACCAATCGTAACGAAAGGAGATAAAGTTGTTAAAGGACAAGTTTTATGTGAAGGTTATGCGACTCAAAAAGGTGAGTTAGCATTAGGTAGAAACATGAAAGTGGCCTTCATGCCTTGGAAAGGTTATAACTTTGAGGATGCAATTGTAATTTCTGAAAAAGTAGTTCGTGAAGATATTTTTACATCTATTCATATTGATGAGTATTCATTAGAAGTTAGAGATACAAAATTAGGTAACGAAGAGTTAACTAATGATATTCCTAACGTTTCTGAAGAAGCTACTAAAGATTTAGATGAAAATGGAATGATTCGTATTGGTGCAGAAGTGAAACCAGGCGATATCTTAATTGGAAAAATTACTCCTAAAGGAGAAAGTGATCCAACTCCAGAAGAAAAATTATTACGTGCTATCTTTGGTGATAAAGCAGGAGATGTAAAAGATGCCTCTTTAAAAGCTTCACCATCTTTAAATGGTGTCGTTATTGAGAAAAAATTATTCTCTAGAGCTGTAAAAGACAAACGTAAGAGAGCTCAAGATAAAGATGATATTATAGCGTTAGAAGCTATTTACGATAGAAAATTTGATGATTTAAAAGAAGTTTTAATCGAAAAATTATTCAACATTGTAAATGGTAAAACGGCTCAAGGTATTTTTAATGATTTAGGGGAAGAAGTATTACCAAAAGGTAAAAAATTCACTCAAAAAATGTTAAATGCTGTTGATGATTATGCACATTTAGTGTCAGGAAAATGGACAACAGATGAGCATACCAATCAATTAGTGGCCGATTTAATTCATAACTACAAAATTAAAGAAAACGATTTACAAGGTTCTTTAAGACGTGAGAAGTTTACTATTTCTGTCGGAGATGAGTTGCCAGCAGGTATTATCAAATTAGCTAAAGTTTATATTGCTAAAAAACGTAAACTTAAAGTTGGTGATAAAATGGCAGGACGTCACGGTAACAAAGGTATTGTTGCTCGTATTGTAAGAGCAGAAGATATGCCTTTCTTAGAAGACGGAACACCTGTTGATATTGTATTAAATCCACTTGGTGTACCATCTCGTATGAATATTGGTCAAATTTATGAAACAGTTCTTGGTTGGGCAGGTCAAAAATTAGGACGCACATATGCTACACCTATTTTTGATGGTGCTACTATTGAACAAATCAACGAGTTGACTGATGAAGCAGGAATTCCAAGATACGGACACACTTACTTGTATGATGGTGGTACAGGAGCACGTTTCGATCAACCTGCAACTGTAGGAGTTATCTATATGTTGAAATTAGGACATATGGTTGACGATAAAATGCATGCACGTTCTATCGGACCTTACTCATTAATTACACAACAACCTCTTGGTGGTAAAGCACAATTTGGTGGTCAACGTTTTGGTGAGATGGAGGTTTGGGCGCTTGAGGCGTATGGAGCTTCAGCAACTTTACGTGAAATCTTAACTGTAAAATCGGATGATGTTATTGGTAGAGCTAAAACTTACGAAGCAATCGTAAAAGGTGAGCCAATGCCAGATCCAGGATTACCAGAGTCGTTCAATGTATTAATGCACGAACTTAAAGGTTTAGGCTTAGATATTAGATTAGAAGAATAAAAAAGTATGCAGTGCCAGTATTTAGTTTCCATTATAAGAGACTGAATACTGAGACTGAGACTGAATACTAGAAGAACATGGCAAGAAAACAAGATAAGAATACAGTAAGGAGATTTAACAAAATCTCAATTGGTTTAGCCTCACCAGAATCTATTTTAGCAGAATCTAGAGGTGAAGTTTTAAAACCAGAAACTATCAATTATCGAACCCACAAACCAGAAAGAGATGGTTTGTTCTGTGAGCGTATTTTTGGTCCTGTAAAGGATTATGAATGTGCTTGTGGTAAATATAAAAGAATTCGCTACAAAGGTATCGTTTGCGACCGTTGTGGTGTTGAAGTAACGGAAAAGAAAGTACGTCGTGATCGCGTGGGGCACATCAATTTAGTGGTGCCTGTTGCTCACATCTGGTATTTCCGTTCATTACCAAATAAAATAGGATATTTATTAGGTTTGCCATCTAAGAAATTAGATATGATTATTTACTATGAAAGGTACGTAGTTATTCAACCTGGTAATGCTAAAAATGAAGAAGGTGAGCCAGTTCAAAAAATGGACTTCCTAACTGAAGAAGAATACTTAAATATTCTAGAAGCACTTCCTCAAGATAATCAATATTTAGACGATAATGATCCAAACAAGTTCCTTGCTAAAATGGGGGCTGAATGTTTAATTGAATTATTATCTAGAATTGATTTAGAAGCTCTTTCATACGAATTACGTCATAAAGCAAACACAGAAACGTCTAAACAACGTAAAACTGAGGCTTTAAAACGTTTACAAGTTGTTGAGTCTTTAAAAGAATCTAACAATAACCGTGAAAATCGTCCAGAATGGATGATCATGAAAGTTATTCCAATCATTCCACCAGAATTACGTCCGTTAGTGCCGTTAGATGGTGGTCGTTTTGCAACGTCTGATTTAAATGATTTATACCGTCGAGTAATTATCCGTAACAACCGTCTTAAGAGATTAGTTGAGATAAAAGCACCAGAAGTTATTTTACGTAACGAAAAACGTATGTTACAGGAATCTGTAGATTCGTTATTTGATAACACACGTAAATCTTCAGCGGTAAAAACAGATTCTAATAGACCATTAAAATCATTATCTGATTCATTAAAAGGTAAGCAAGGACGTTTCCGTCAAAACTTACTTGGGAAACGTGTGGATTATTCAGCACGTTCGGTAATTGTTGTTGGACCAGAATTAAAATTACATGAATGTGGATTGCCAAAAAATATGGCAGCAGAACTTTACAAGCCTTTTGTAATTAGAAAATTAATTGAAAGAGGTATTGTTAAAACTGTAAAATCTGCAAAGAAAATTATAGACAAAAGAGAGCCTGTGGTTTGGGACATCTTAGAGAATGTTCTTAAAGGACATCCCGTATTATTAAACCGTGCGCCTACGTTACACAGACTGGGTATTCAAGCGTTTCAACCTAAATTAATAGAGGGGAAAGCGATTCAATTACACCCGTTAGTTTGTACGGCGTTTAATGCCGATTTTGATGGAGATCAAATGGCAGTACATTTACCATTAGGACCAGAAGCAATATTAGAATGTCAATTATTAATGTTGGCATCACATAATATCTTAAACCCTGCAAATGGTTCGCCTGTAACTGTACCTTCTCAAGATATGGTACTTGGTTTATATTATATGACCAAACTACGCACATCTACTCCAGAAGTTAAAGTTAAAGGAGAAGGCTTAACGTTCTATTCTCCAGAAGAGGTAGAAATAGCTTTCAATGAGCAAAAAGTAGATTTAAATGCTGGTATAAAAGTTAGAACTTTAGACATCAATGCAGATGGTAAGTTGGCACCAATAATTATTGAAACAACTGTTGGTCGTGTATTATTTAACCAAAAAGTACCACAAGCAGCTGGATTTATTAATGAAGTTCTTACAAAAAAATCATTAAGAGATATTATTGGTAATATCTTAAAATATACATCGGTTCCTGAAACAGCAGATTTCCTTGATTCTATTAGAGATTTAGGATTTAAGTTTGCATTCCAAGGCGGATTATCATTTAGTTTAGGTGATATTATTATTCCACCAGAAAAGCAAGGAATGATTGATAAAGCTAATAAGTTTGTTGATGGTATTATGGGTAACTATAATATGGGACTTATAACTAACAACGAACGTTATAACCAAGTTATTGATATTTGGACCTCTACAAATGCGGAATTGACAGAATTGTCGATGAAACGTATTCGTGAAGATCAACAAGGATTTAACTCGGTGTTTATGATGCTTGATTCTGGAGCTCGTGGATCTAAAGAACAGATTCGTCAGCTTACAGGAATGCGTGGATTAATGGCGAAACCCAAAAAATCGAATGCAGGTGGTGGTGAGATTATTGAAAATCCAATTCTTTCTAACTTTAAAGAAGGACTTTCAATCTTAGAATACTTTATCTCAACTCACGGTGCTCGTAAAGGTCTTGCAGATACCGCTCTTAAAACTGCCGATGCTGGTTATTTAACCCGTCGTTTGGTGGATGTTTCTCAAGATGTTATTATTAACACAGAAGATTGTGGAACTTTAAGAGGTGTTGAAGTTGAGCCATTAAAGAAAAATGACGAAATTGTAGAAACACTTGAAGAAAGAATTGTTGGGCGTGTTGCATTAAATGATGTCTACGACCCATTAACAGACGAGTTGTTAGTAGCTTCAGGACAATTAATTGAAGATGATATTGCTAAAGTGATACAAAATTCTCCAATTGAAAGTTTAGAAGTACGTTCAGCCTTAACATGTGAAGCTTTACAAGGTATTTGTGCTAAATGTTACGGACGTAATTTAGCTACCGGTAAAATGGTACAACGAGGTGAAGCTGTTGGTGTAGTTGCTGCACAATCTATTGGTGAACCAGGAACACAATTAACACTTCGTACATTCCACGTAGGTGGTATTGCAGGAAATATTTCAGAAGAAAATAAATTAGCAGTTAAATTTAACGGTATTGCCGAAATTGAAGATTTAAAAACTGTTAAAGGAAAAGATGGTGAAGGAAAAGACATAGATATCGTTATTTCTCGTACATCTGAAATTAAATTAGTCGATAAGAAAACAGGTATTACTTTAAGCACGAATAATATTCCTTACGGTTCTACTTTATTGGTTAAAAGCGGTCAAGAATTACATAGAGGAGATGTTGTTTGTACTTGGGATCCATATAATGGTGTTATTATTTCAGAATTTGCTGGAAAAATTAAGTATGAAAACATAGATCAAGGTATTACTTACCAAGTTGAAATAGATGAACAAACAGGTTTCCAAGAGAAAGTGATTTCTGAATCTAGAAACAAAAAATTGATTCCAACGCTTCATATTGAAGGTAGTAATGGAGAAACGATTCGTTCTTACAACTTACCAGTTGGTTCTCACTTAATGATTAACGACGGAGAGAAAATTGGTGTTGGGAAAATTTTAGTAAAAATACCTCGTAAATCTGCTAAAGCAGGTGATATTACAGGAGGTTTACCTCGTGTAACCGAGTTGTTTGAAGCCCGAAACCCTTCTAATCCTGCTGTTGTTAGTGAGATTGATGGTGTGATTTCTTTTGGAAAAATTAAACGTGGTAACCGCGAGATTGTTGTAGAATCTAAATTAGGTGAAGTTAAAAAATACTTAGTTAAATTATCGAATCAAATTCTTGTTCAAGAAAATGATTATGTTAAAGCAGGTATGCCTTTATCAGATGGGTCTATAACTCCAGATGATATTTTAAATATTAAAGGACCTTCTGCAGTACAACAATATTTGGTAAATGAAGTACAAGAGGTTTACCGTTTACAAGGTGTGAAAATTAATGATAAGCACTTTGAGGTTGTTGTAAGACAAATGATGCGTAAAGTAAGAATTATTGATTCTGGTGATACGCTTTTCTTAGAAGATCAATTGATTCATAAAGATGACTTTATCAAAGAAAATGATGCTATTTTTGGCTTAAAAGTTATTGAAGATGCAGGAGATTCATCGAGCCTAAAAGCAGGTCAAATTGTATCACCTCGTGAATTAAGAGATGAGAATTCTATTTTAAGAAGAGAAGATAAAAATCTTGTTACAGCTAGAGATGCGAAGCCAGCAACGGCAACACCTATTTTACAAGGTATTACAAGAGCATCACTTCAAACAAAATCGTTTATATCGGCAGCTTCTTTCCAAGAAACGACTAAAGTACTTAACGAAGCAGCAGTAGCTGGTAAAGTAGATAGTTTAGAAGGCTTGAAAGAAAATGTAATTGTTGGGCACAGAATTCCTGCAGGTACAGGTATGCGTAGGTATACTGATATTATTGTTGGCTCTAAAGAAGAGTTTGACGAAATGATGCAAGTAAAACAAGAATTAAATTATAATTAATTAGCATTCCTGCGAAATCAAAGATTCACGAATACATTGACTTTAAATGTACTCAATGAGTAAGGCAGGAATCTGTAAAAATAAAAGCCTTCAAAATTAACTTGAAGGCTTTTTAATTTAAAATCATTAAGATTATGGCAGACGAAAAAGAAAATGCAAAACCAGGACAAATTAATATTGAACTAGACGAACAAGTAGCCGAAGGTATATATTCTAATTTAGCTATTATTAATCATTCGGTTTCGGAGTTTGTAGTAGATTTTGTTAGCATTATGCCAGGAGTTCCTAAAAGTAAGGTAAAATCAAGAATTATATTAACACCACAACATGCCAAACGATTACTTAAAGCATTAGGGGAAAATGTATCTAGATTTGAAAATGCTCATGGTGAAATTAAAGATTATGAGCAACCACCAATACCTTTAAATTTTGGACCAACTGGTCAAGCTTAAAAAATAAAAAAACCATTGAAACATTTCAATGGTTTTTTTATAAGTTTATTTAAGAGGCTTGTTTATTTAAATTCTTTCGATAAGTTAAAGCCCCTGATGGACATCTATTTATTTGATTTATTATACGGTTGGTCTCACTACCATCTAAATGAATCCAAGGTATAATACTTGTTCTAAAAACTTCGGATAGGCCTTTGGCACATTTTTCAGCATGAATGCATTTGCAGGGCTCGTAGGTTACAGTAATTTCGTTATTACTAAATTCATTGGTATAGGTTTCCATAATTGTTCATATTTTGGGGTATGAATTTTATTCGCTTTCTGAGTATCATAAAAATATTAAATAAACTAATATGATAAAAGTTATGTTTAAAAATT
The genomic region above belongs to Mariniflexile litorale and contains:
- the rplL gene encoding 50S ribosomal protein L7/L12, with the translated sequence MADLKDFAEKLVNLTVKEVNELATILKDEYGIEPAAAAVAVAAGPAGGGDDAAEAQTEFTVILKAAGASKLAVVKLVKELTGLGLKEAKELVDGAPSPVKEGVSKDEAEALKASLEEAGAEVELK
- the rpoB gene encoding DNA-directed RNA polymerase subunit beta; amino-acid sequence: MLSTQAERLNFSSIVNRTEYPDFLDIQIKSFQDFFQLETKSDERGDEGLYNTFMENFPITDSRNQFVLEFLDYFVDPPRYAIDECIERGLTYSVPLKARLKLYCTDPEHEDFETIVQDVYLGTIPYMTPSGTFVINGAERVVVSQLHRSPGVFFGQSFHANGTKLYSARVIPFKGSWIEFATDINQVMYAYIDRKKKLPVTTLFRAIGFERDKDILEIFDLAEEIKVSKTGLKKYQGRKLAARVLNTWHEDFVDEDTGEVVSIERNEIILDRDTILDKDNIEEIIEADVKAILLHKESAEQGDYAIIHNTLQKDPTNSEKEAVEHIYRQLRNAEPPDEETARGIIDKLFFSDQRYSLGEVGRYRMNKKLGLNIEMDKQVLTKEDIITIIKYLIELINSKAEIDDIDHLSNRRVRTVGEQLSQQFGVGLARMARTIRERMNVRDNEVFTPIDLINAKTLSSVINSFFGTNQLSQFMDQTNPLAEITHKRRLSALGPGGLSRERAGFEVRDVHYTHYGRLCPIETPEGPNIGLISSLSVFAKVNGMGFIETPYRPVNEGVVNIKDTPIYLSAEEEEGKLIAQATVKVDGEGKILHEKVIARMEGDFPVIDPTSLHYTDVAPNQISSISASLIPFLEHDDANRALMGSNMMRQAVPLLLPQAPIVGTGLERQVASDSRVLINAEGHGVVLYVDANEIKIQYDRTEDEAKVSFDSDIKTYQLIKFRKTNQGSSINLKPIVTKGDKVVKGQVLCEGYATQKGELALGRNMKVAFMPWKGYNFEDAIVISEKVVREDIFTSIHIDEYSLEVRDTKLGNEELTNDIPNVSEEATKDLDENGMIRIGAEVKPGDILIGKITPKGESDPTPEEKLLRAIFGDKAGDVKDASLKASPSLNGVVIEKKLFSRAVKDKRKRAQDKDDIIALEAIYDRKFDDLKEVLIEKLFNIVNGKTAQGIFNDLGEEVLPKGKKFTQKMLNAVDDYAHLVSGKWTTDEHTNQLVADLIHNYKIKENDLQGSLRREKFTISVGDELPAGIIKLAKVYIAKKRKLKVGDKMAGRHGNKGIVARIVRAEDMPFLEDGTPVDIVLNPLGVPSRMNIGQIYETVLGWAGQKLGRTYATPIFDGATIEQINELTDEAGIPRYGHTYLYDGGTGARFDQPATVGVIYMLKLGHMVDDKMHARSIGPYSLITQQPLGGKAQFGGQRFGEMEVWALEAYGASATLREILTVKSDDVIGRAKTYEAIVKGEPMPDPGLPESFNVLMHELKGLGLDIRLEE
- the rpoC gene encoding DNA-directed RNA polymerase subunit beta', whose product is MARKQDKNTVRRFNKISIGLASPESILAESRGEVLKPETINYRTHKPERDGLFCERIFGPVKDYECACGKYKRIRYKGIVCDRCGVEVTEKKVRRDRVGHINLVVPVAHIWYFRSLPNKIGYLLGLPSKKLDMIIYYERYVVIQPGNAKNEEGEPVQKMDFLTEEEYLNILEALPQDNQYLDDNDPNKFLAKMGAECLIELLSRIDLEALSYELRHKANTETSKQRKTEALKRLQVVESLKESNNNRENRPEWMIMKVIPIIPPELRPLVPLDGGRFATSDLNDLYRRVIIRNNRLKRLVEIKAPEVILRNEKRMLQESVDSLFDNTRKSSAVKTDSNRPLKSLSDSLKGKQGRFRQNLLGKRVDYSARSVIVVGPELKLHECGLPKNMAAELYKPFVIRKLIERGIVKTVKSAKKIIDKREPVVWDILENVLKGHPVLLNRAPTLHRLGIQAFQPKLIEGKAIQLHPLVCTAFNADFDGDQMAVHLPLGPEAILECQLLMLASHNILNPANGSPVTVPSQDMVLGLYYMTKLRTSTPEVKVKGEGLTFYSPEEVEIAFNEQKVDLNAGIKVRTLDINADGKLAPIIIETTVGRVLFNQKVPQAAGFINEVLTKKSLRDIIGNILKYTSVPETADFLDSIRDLGFKFAFQGGLSFSLGDIIIPPEKQGMIDKANKFVDGIMGNYNMGLITNNERYNQVIDIWTSTNAELTELSMKRIREDQQGFNSVFMMLDSGARGSKEQIRQLTGMRGLMAKPKKSNAGGGEIIENPILSNFKEGLSILEYFISTHGARKGLADTALKTADAGYLTRRLVDVSQDVIINTEDCGTLRGVEVEPLKKNDEIVETLEERIVGRVALNDVYDPLTDELLVASGQLIEDDIAKVIQNSPIESLEVRSALTCEALQGICAKCYGRNLATGKMVQRGEAVGVVAAQSIGEPGTQLTLRTFHVGGIAGNISEENKLAVKFNGIAEIEDLKTVKGKDGEGKDIDIVISRTSEIKLVDKKTGITLSTNNIPYGSTLLVKSGQELHRGDVVCTWDPYNGVIISEFAGKIKYENIDQGITYQVEIDEQTGFQEKVISESRNKKLIPTLHIEGSNGETIRSYNLPVGSHLMINDGEKIGVGKILVKIPRKSAKAGDITGGLPRVTELFEARNPSNPAVVSEIDGVISFGKIKRGNREIVVESKLGEVKKYLVKLSNQILVQENDYVKAGMPLSDGSITPDDILNIKGPSAVQQYLVNEVQEVYRLQGVKINDKHFEVVVRQMMRKVRIIDSGDTLFLEDQLIHKDDFIKENDAIFGLKVIEDAGDSSSLKAGQIVSPRELRDENSILRREDKNLVTARDAKPATATPILQGITRASLQTKSFISAASFQETTKVLNEAAVAGKVDSLEGLKENVIVGHRIPAGTGMRRYTDIIVGSKEEFDEMMQVKQELNYN
- a CDS encoding DUF3467 domain-containing protein, producing MADEKENAKPGQINIELDEQVAEGIYSNLAIINHSVSEFVVDFVSIMPGVPKSKVKSRIILTPQHAKRLLKALGENVSRFENAHGEIKDYEQPPIPLNFGPTGQA
- a CDS encoding (4Fe-4S)-binding protein, with product METYTNEFSNNEITVTYEPCKCIHAEKCAKGLSEVFRTSIIPWIHLDGSETNRIINQINRCPSGALTYRKNLNKQAS